The DNA region GCCGATGGTCTCGTCGAGGTCGCCGCGGATGATCGGGAACCGGGAGTGCCCGGTACGGACCGCGGCGTCGCTGAGATCGAGCACCGTGTCGTCGGCTTCGAGGGTGTCGATCTTGGAGCGCGGCGTCATCAATTCCTCGGCGGTGCGCACGCCGAACTGCAGCGAACGGTCCACCAGCACCGCGGTCACCGGATCGAGTGCGCCACTCTGCGCTGAGGACCGGACCAGCGAGACGAGCTCCTGCGGGGAGCGCGCCGAGCGCAGTTCCTCGGCCGGTTCGATGCCCATGCGGCGCAGGATCCAGTTCGCGGTGCCGTTGGTGAGCCGAATCAGCGGGGTGAACAGAAACGAGAACATCAGCTGTGGGCCGGCCGACCAGCGCGCGGTCGGGACGGGTCGGGCCACCGCGAGGTTCTTGGGTACCAGTTCGCCGAACACCATGGACAGCGACGTCGCGAACAGGATGGCCAATGCCAGCGCCAGCCCGCTGGTGAGGTTTTCCGGGACACGTAGCGCACTCAGGCCGGGCGCGATGAGTCTGGCCACCACGGGTTCGGCCAGAAAGCCGGTGGCCAGCGTGGTGATCGAGATGCCGACCTGGGCGCCGGACAGTTGAGTGGACAGCGTGCGGTGGGCCCGCTGCACCATCTGGTCTCGCCGATGACCGCTGCGCGCGTTGGCGTCCACGGTGCTGCGCTCCAGTGCGGTCAGCGAGAACTCGGCGGCGACGAAAACCGCGGTCCCGGCCGTCAGCAGCGCGAACGCCATCAGCGGCAGCACCGACATCACGACGTTCACCGCATCACCCCGCGGGCAGGGTCACAGAAGCCGGGCCGGATGCCCGGCTGACTAGAGGAGGGTTCAGCGTCGGTGGGCTCGCGACCGGGCCGCTCGGTGTGTTCGGCCGGCTCGACCGAGCCTCCCCCTAGTGCCTGCGGCACCTGGTCCCTTTCGTCGTGGCGCTGGACTGACCCGCGGCCAGCGAAGGTGGCGCGAATCGGAATCTATGACCCTCACATGTTAACGCCCCTGGTCCCGGCACCCGGCTCCGATCCGCATTGGTGAGGCTGTCCTCACCCCAGTGGTAAGTTGCCGGAAAGGCGCGACCGACGACGGCATTGCTGGAAAGGCGAAGACGCGCAGATGATGAAATCGATGACCCGGTGGGCCGGTGCTCTCGGAATGACAGTCGCGATGCTGGTTTCCACCGCGTGCGGCTCACCGTCCGAGGACCAGAACGGCAACAAGATCGTGGTGTACTCGGGGCGCAGCGAAGAGTTGATCGCGCCGTTGCTCGAACAGTTCACGACCGACACCGGCATCGAGGTCGAGGCCCGCTTCGCGGGGTCGGGCGAGATGGCCGCCCAGCTGCTCACCGAAGGCGACAGGTCACCCGCCGACGTCTTCCTGTCGCAGGATGCCGGCGCGCTCGGCGCGGTGTCCAAGGCCGGCCTGTTGGCGCCGTTGGACCCGCAGATCGTCGAGGCAGTGGCCGCGCAGTTCGCCGCCGCCGACGGCACCTGGGTGGGCGTCTCCGGCCGCGCCCGAGTGATCGTCTACAACCCGAGGCTGGTCCCCGATCCGCCCGACACCATCGACGAGCTGTTGGCACCGCAGTGGCGGGGCCAGGTCGGCTTCGCGCCCAGCAACGCCTCATGGCAGGCATTCGTCACCGGCCTGCGGGTGCTGCGCGGTGAAGACGGCGCCGAGCAGTGGTTGCGCGCCTTCAAGGCCCAGGACCCCCAGGTCTTCGAAAACAACGTGGCGATTCGTGATGCCGTCGACGCCGGCCAGCTCCCGTTGGGTCTGTCCAACCACTACTACCTCTACGAGCTCATCGCGGCCAGAGGTGCCGAGGCGGTGACGGCGCAGAACCAGTTCATGGCGCCGGGGGATCCCGGTGGCTTGATCAACGTCGCCGGTGTCGGGGTTTTGAAGTCCGCACCCAATCCTGAAGGGGCGCAACGTTTCGCGGCGTACCTGGTCGAAGAGTCGGCGCAGCGTTACTTCGCCGAGGAGACGGCTGAGTACCCGTTGGCGGCGGGGGTGGCGCCGACGGCGGCGATGCCGCCGCTGGACTCTTTGCAACCACCGGCGGTCGACCTGTCCGACCTTGACGACATCGAGGCCACCCAGGAACTGCTGGTCGAGACCGGTCTTTTGACCAACTGACCCGGCGTGTCGGTCACCGCGGGCCGCCGCCCGCCCGCGCCGCTGGTCGTCGCGGCGGCGGTGGTGGCCGCTGCGACGCTGATTCCGCTGGTCTATCTCGGCGAACGCGCGTTGCAACGCGGCTGGTCGTTCGTCGTCGACGAACTGATCCAACCACGCACCGCAGCGCTGGTGGGTCGTTCGCTGTTGCTGGTGGTGGTGGTCACCGCGTGCTGCGTCGTGCTGGGAGTGGGCCTGGCGGTGCTGGTGACGCGCACCGACATCAGAGCGCGCCGGGTGCTCGCGGTCGCCCTGACGCTGCCCCTGGCCATGCCGAGCTACCTGCTGGCCTACCTGTGGGTGTCGGCTTATCCGACGGTGGCCGGGTTCTGGGGATCGGCGCTGGTGCTCACACTGGTCAGCTATCCGCTGGTGCTGTTGACCACGATGGCGGCATTGGCCCGGGTCGATCCCGCCCAGGAGGAGGTCGCGCGGTCGTTGGGTCTGGGCGGTTGGGCGGTGCTGTTCAAAGTGACACTGCGTCAGTCCCGCGCCGCCATCGCGGCAGGGGCTCTGCTGGTCGCTCTGTACGTGCTCAGCGATTTCGGTGCGGTCGCGGCCATGCGTTTCGAAGCGTTCACCTGGGTCATCTACGGCGCCTACCGGTCGGGGTTCAACCCGTCGCGTGCGGCGGTCCTCTCGCTGGTACTGATGGTGTTCGCGGTCGCGCTGGTGGTGGCCGAGCACCGAGCGCGTGGACGGGCCTCGGCGTCGCGGGTCGGCGGAGGGTCGCCCAGGCCGGCTCCGCTGAACCGTCTCGGCAGGTGGCGTCCGGTGGCGATGGTGGCACCAGCAGCGGTGCTGGGTGCCGCCGTGGTGGTGCCGACCCTGGCGCTGGCCGACTGGCTGGTGACCGCGGGACCGCGGTGGGACAGCGCGCAGTGGTTCGATGCGCTGGGATCGACGATCTGGCTCTCGGCGGCCGCAGCGCTGACCTCGTCGCTGGCGGCGCTGCCGTTGGGTGTGCTCGCGGCCCGGCACCGCGACCGCGCCACCCGGATGCTGGAAGGGGTCAGCTACATCGCCCACGGGCTGCCCGCGATCGTCATCGCGATCTCCATGGTTTCGCTGGGAGTGGTGCTGTTGCGGCCGATCTACCAACGCGAACCCTTGCTGATTCTGGCCTACACCGTGTTGTTCGTCCCGTTGGCGATCGGTTCGGTGCGGGCGGCGGTGGAAGCCTCGCCGATCCGGCTAGAGGAAGTGGCCCGGGCCCTGGGCCGCACCCCGCTGCGGGCGTTCAGTACGGTGACCGCGCGGGTGGCCGCCCCCGGGATCGCAGCCGGTGCCGCGCTGGTGTTGTTGACCTGTATGAAGGAATTGCCGGTGACCCTACTGCTGCATCCCACCGGCACCAACACGCTGGCCACCCGACTGTGGGGCTACAGCTCGGTCAGCGATTACGCGGCCGCGGCGCCCTATGCGGTGGCGCTGTTGGTGTTCGCCGCGATCCCGACCGCCGTTCTCGGGTTCTGGAGCACCAACGTAGGCGGGGTGCGCAGTGACTGAGCGCGAAGCTGCGGCGGTCGCGGCGTGCGGGATCCGCAAGGCCTTCGGCGATCGCGAGGTGCTCGCCGGGGTCGATCTCGACGTGCCGGCGGGCACCCTCACCGCTGTGCTGGGCCCCTCCGGCTGCGGAAAGACCACGCTGTTGCGCATCCTGGCCGGGTTCGAGGAACCCGACGTCGGGACGGTACAGATCGCCGGGCAGGTCGTGGTGGGCGGCGCTGCCACGGTTCCGGTGCACCGCCGGCGGGTCGGGCTGATGCCGCAGGAGGGTGCGCTGTTTCCGCACCTGAGCGTCGGCGAGAACATCGCGTTCGGCATCGCCGGGTTGCGCCGCGACGAAATCCGATTGCGCGTCGAGCACTGGTTGGACGTGGTGGGCCTACAGGGGCGGGCCGGCGCTCGTCCCCATCAGCTCTCCGGCGGGCAGCAGCAGCGAGTCGCGCTGGCGCGGGCACTGGCCGCGCAGCCTCGGGTGCTGCTGCTCGACGAGCCGTTTGCCGCGTTGGACGCCGGACTGCGGGTGCGGGTCCGCGAGGACATCGCGACGATCCTGCGCGACACCGGCACCACCGCGGTGCTGGTGACCCACGACCAGTCCGAGGCGCTGTCACTGGCCGATTCGGTTGCGCTGCTCATCGACGGGAAGGTCGCGCAGCACGGCGCCCCGGCAGAACTCTATGACCGGCCGGCGACGCTGACCAATGCGCGCTTCATCGGCACAACCATCGAGATCCCCGGCACCGCAGACGCGCACACGGTTCATACCGCGCTGGGGCCGTTGCGGGCGCGTCTGCCGCTTGCCGACGGTGCCGCGTTGGCGGTACTGCGACCCGAACAGTTGAGGGTCAGTCACGACCCGGCGGCAGCGCCGGCCACCGTCACGGTCTTGCGCTTCTACGGCGCCGAAACCGTGGTGGCGGCTCGGCTTTCCGACGGCACCCAGATCCAGTTGCGCTGCGCCGGGCGGCCCGACCTGGCTGTCGGCGACGCGATCACCGTCGAGGTCGTCGACGCCGACGCCCGCGGCGTCCTGGCTTACCCGTCACCACCCGGTGGGCAGCGGATGCCCCTCGGCGAAGCCTGCCGCTGACTGCACACCGAGCACCACCTTCTCGTGCAGTTCCGGCAGCGTGGCCGCCCCGACATAGGTGCAGGTGCTGCGCACCCCCGAGGTGATGTGGTCGATCAGATCCTCGACGCCTCCGCGCTGCGGGTCCAGGTTCATCCGGGACGTCGAAATCCCTTCTTCGAACAGCGATTTGCGAGCCCGGTCGAACGCGCTGTCACCGGCCGCGCGCGCGGCCACCGCACGCTTTGATGCCATGCCGTAGCTCTCCTTGTACGGCTGGTCATCGCGGTCGTGCATCAGGTCGCCCGGCGACTCGTAGGTGCCGGCGAACCACGACCCGATCATCACATTCGAGGCACCCGCCGCCAATGCCAGAGCCACATCCCGGGGATGCCTGACACCTCCGTCGGCCCACACATGGCCACCGAGTTCCCTTGCTGCAGCCGAACATTCGACCACAGCGGAAAACTGCGGCCGGCCGACGCCGGTCATCATCCGGGTGGTGCACATCGCCCCGGGACCGACGCCGACCTTGACGATCGATGCACCGGCGTTGATCAGGTCACGGGTGCCCTCGGCCGAGACGACGTTGCCGGCCGCCAACGGCAGGCCCAGATCCAGTGAGCAGACAGCGGCGATCGTGTCGAGCATCTTGGCCTGATGTCCGTGCGCGGTGTCGATCACCAGCAGGTCGACACCGGCTTCGGCGAGGTCGCGCGCCTTGGCGGCGACGTCACCGTTGATGCCGACCGCGGCCGCGATCCGCAGCCGACCGGCGGCGTCCACGGCGGGGGAGTAGATGCCCGCGCGCACAGCGCCGGTGCGGGTGAGCACTCCGGCCAGCGATCCGTCGGGCTCGGTGAGCACGGCGATGTCGACCGGTGCGTGTTCAAGCAGGTCGAAGACCTTGCGCGGCTCGGTGCCCACCGGCGCGGTCACCAGATCGGCGATCGCGACGTCACGGACCCGGGTGAACCGATCCACACCGTGGCAGGCCGCTTCGGTGACCAACCCGATCGGGCGGTCCTCGAACAGCACCACCGCCGCACCGTGTGCGCGCTTGTGGATGAGGGCGGCAGCATCGGACACCGAGTCGTCGGGGGCAAGCGTGACCGGCGTGTCCACCACCGTGTCACGACTCTTGACGAAGTCCACGGTGTGCTTTACCGCCGAAGGCGGGAGGTCCTGTGGCAGAACCACCATCCCGCCGCGACGGGCCACCGTCTCGGCCATCCGGCGCCCGGCCACCGCGGTCATGTTGGCCACCACGACTGGGATGGTGGTGCCCGACCCGTCGGCCGTGGCGAGATCGACGTCGAAGCGGGAGGTCACCTCGGAGCGCCCGGGCATGACGAAGACGTCGTTGTAGGTCAGGTCATACGGCGGGTGGTGGCCATCGAGGAAACGCATGCCGCCAGCCTAGTGTCGTGCCGTTCGCCCGCGAGCAGACGCAAATACCGCTAGGCCTGGACCTCGCTGCGGTCCCCGCTCCACAAGGTGTGGAACCGGTCGGCGGGTTGCGCGTCGACGCGTCCATAGGTGTGTGCACCGAAGTAGTCGCGCAGCCCCTGGGTCAGCGCGGCGGGCAGACGTTCGGTGCGCAGAGCGTCGTAGTAGGACAGTGCAGAGGCAAATCCCGGGACCGGAATACCCAGCGTGGTAGCCGTCACCACCACGCGACGCCAGCTGTCGATCGCGGCCTCGATGGCCGAGCGGAAGTAGGGCGCGACGATCAGTGTCGGAAGATCGGGCTGCTCGTCGAAGGCGTCCTTGATCCGGTTGAGGAACTTCGCCCGGATGATGCAGCCGCCGCGCCAGATGGTGGCCAGGTCTCCGGGAGTGACGTTCCAGCCGTACTCGGCGCTTCCGGCCTGAATCTGGTTGAACCCCTGCGCGTAGGCGACGATCTTGGAGGCGTAGAGCGCCTGCCGCACATCCTCGACGAATTGCGCTGTGTCGGATGGTTTCTCACCCAGGTGCCCGGATGCCAGGCCGGTGGTGGCCTTGCGCTGGGTCACCGAGCCGGACAGCGCACGGGCGAAGACCGCCTCGGCGATACCGGTCACCGGGACACCGAGATCGAGCGCTGACTTCACCGTCCACCGGCCGGTGCCCTTCTGCTCGGCCTCATCGACGATGACGTCGACGAGCGGCTTACCGGTCTTGGCGTCGGTCTGACGCAACACCTTGGCGGTGATCTCGACCAGGAAACTGTCCAGGTCACCGGCGTTCCACTCGTCGAACACATCGGCGATCTCGGGGGCCGTCTTGCCCAGCGCGTCGCGCAGCAGCTGATAGGCCTCACCGATGAGCTGCATGTCCGAGTACTCGATGCCGTTGTGCACCATCTTGACGAAGTGGCCGGCACCGTCGGGGCCGATGTGGGCGCAACAGGGCACCCCGTCGACATGGGCGGAGATCTCCTCGAGCAGCGGTCCCAGCGACTCGTACGACTCGGCGGGTCCGCCGGGCATGATCGACGGTCCGAGCAGCGCACCTTCCTCGCCGCCGGAGATACCGGCGCCGACAAAGTGCAGACCCCGCTCGCGAATCGCCTTCTCCCGCCGGATGGTATCGGTGTAGAGGGCGTTACCGCCGTCGATGATGATGTCGCCGGGTTCCATCGCGTCGGCGAGCTCGTCGATCACCGCGTCGGTGGGGTCCCCGGCCTTGACCATGATGAGTACCCGGCGCGGTTTCTCCAGCGCATCGAGGAACTCACGGATGCTTTCGGTGCGTACGAAGGCCCCTTCGGAACCGTGCTCGGCGATCAGCGCGTCGGTCTTGGCCACCGAACGGTTGTGCAGGGCCACGGTATAGCCGTGCCGGGCGAAGTTGCGCGCGATGTTCGAGCCCATCACCGCCAAGCCGGTGACACCGATCTGGGCGGTGGCGGTGCCGGCGGGTTCAGACTGCGACGAGGTCATGGACGAAAACCCTTTCGATTCGGTTACAGCACAACGTCTGGCGCCTGGCGGCGCCGCGGGTGGCTCGTGATCACGCGAAGAACAACAGACGCAGCTCGGTCAGCCACGGCACCGCAAAGGCGACGGTCGGCACGACGAGCACCGCTGCTGCGGCCGCATAGGCGCCCGCGGCGAGCAGGCGGCTGTTGGGTGCACCGCCGAGTCGACGCACCCGCACCAGCGTCGACGGCCCGCCAATGGCCAGTGCGCCACGGGGGGCACGGGCCGAGGCGCAGGCCACCAGGGCGCGGGCCAGCGGTCGGGGACCTGTGGAGCGCACCGCGGCATCATCGGCGAGCAACTCGATGAGCAGACGCACCGCGGTCAGCGCCTTGGCACTGCGCACCCATCTCGGGAATGCCGTGCGCATCGCGGTGAACATCTCCAGAACCAGATCATGGCGGGCCCGTAGGTGCGCGTGCTCGTGGGTCAGAATCGCGGTCATCTCCCGGTCGGACAGCGCCTTGACGGCGCCCTCACTGACCACAACACGGCTGCGCACCCCGGGCAGACAATAGGCCAGCGGCTCGTCGACGTCGAGGATCCGCAAACCGCTGTTGGCCAGCGGCTGGGGCTGCTGGCAGAGCTGCGGAAGGCTGTCCTGCGAGGCCCCGACGAGGTCGACGACCATCCGGTGATGGGCACGCCGGCGCCGGGTCGCGATGGCGACCCGCACGATGGAGATGATCAGCCGAGCGCCGATGACCAGGGTCAGGGCCAGGACCACGACGTAGACGCTCCACAGCGGCCAGCCCAGCGTGGCGATAGAGCCGGTGAGCGTCGCGGTGGGTCGACCGTCCGGGCCGGGCTGGAAGAGGCCCAGCGCGATCGCGATTCCGGCGGAGAATGCCGACAGCACCGCGGCCAGTGCGATCGACTGCCAGAGCACGATCGCCGCGCGCGGAGCCCGCATGGGCCAGTCGGCTCGCGCAAGCATCGCAGGCACCGGCCCCGACAGCAGCAGGGCGATGATCGTGAAGGCCAGCGCGGACACGCCGATAGTGTCTCTCAGCCGGTACCGGAACCGCCAGCGGGTCCGGCGCGGTGTTTGTCGTCGAGCTCGGCCAGAGCACGACGCAGTGCGGCGGCCTCGTCGGCGCCGACGCGCTCGACGAAGTGCACCAGGGCAGCTTCACGGCTTCCGGAGTCCGCCGCCTGGTCCAGCGCATCGACCATCAGTCCGGCCACCAGTTCGTCGCGACCGTGGGTCGGCGCGTACCGGTGGGCGCGGTCGTCCCGGTGCTGGACGACCAGATGCTTCTTCGCGAGCCGCTGCAGCACCGTCATCACGGTCGTGTACGCGAGATCGCGATGGGCCGACAGGGATTCGTGGACTTGGCGGACGGTCTGCGGTTCGCCGGTGGACCACAGGTGATCCATCACGGAGCGTTCGAGCTCTCCCAGGCGAGTCAGCTTGGCCATCTTCCCTTCATCTCCTACGGACGACTTCCCAAAGCCTACTACGGGCGTACTACCGCGTGTCGTATCGATTGTGGGCGGTAGTCGCCGCCCACTGCCAGAGGTCGACCGACCAGCGGCAACGGGCCGGCGAGTAGCCATTTCCAGAGGACGTGTGAGTCGAGTCACAGGGGGTAGCTCCTTTGTCGCTGGTGACTATAGTAAGGCTAACCTAACTGACCAGGGAGGTGTCATGACGGTCGTCGTCGACGATCCGCTCATCGCGAGCATGGCCATCAGCAGGCCGCTTCCGCTGCACGAGTCGAGTCGGCGGCTGCGCGAGCTCTACGCCGCGTGCCCCCGGGTGTACGGCGTTGCGGTGATCGGCGACCTGTCCCGGCGGCGCTGGTGGCCGCTGGCCGAACTGGTGACCACCGACCGCATGGTCACGATGTTCGACGCCGGCCTTGCCGAGACCGAGAGCCGGACCGCGGTGACCCAGCAGCTGGCCGCCACCTTTGCCCACGTTGTGGTGGGCCGCGTCGTCCCGCTGCTGGCCCTGGAGGGCCGTGCGTGGGACAGCGGACTGGAGAACCTCTGGGTCCACGTCGATTCCGAGGGCGCCATCGACTGGGTCGGCGTGCAGGACCCCACCGTGCGCGCGCTGCCCGACGACCCCCATTTCACCGCCCACGGCGTCGGCGCGAGGTCCCAGGACCGGATCGTCGCGCTGCCCAGCGAAGCGGCGCTGGCCACCTGGGTCGCCCACCGCAGCCATCGCGCGCTGGCACCGCTGTTCGTGCGACTGGCTGAGGTCAGCGGCGGCGCGATGTCGGTATCGGCGATGTGGCACACCGTCGGCGCGACGGTGGTGGGCGCGGCCACCCAGGTTCCACTGCTGGCCGGATCCAGTGAGGTGGTGAGTATGCGCCGCGGGCAGGCCGTTCTGGATGCGCTGGTCAGTTTCGGGCTCCCGGTTCGAGGCACCGCACGGACCAATTCGACGAAGGCATTGCTTAATTAGGACAGCCTTGCCTAAACTATGATCATCATGATCAACAGGGGATTCATTCCCACACGACGTACCACCGGACCGAGCCGGAGTCCTGAGGGCTGCAGAGACCCCCGGTCCACACGAAGGACGGGCCCCACGCCATTGGCGTGGGGCCCGTCTCCATTCGCGACACCCCACGCACACGCCCGCGCAACACGCGTGTAGACACAAGCCCGTGAGCACTCAACGCCCAGAGGGTCTAGGCGACGGTTTCGACACCGAACTCGGTCTGCGGTATCTGGACGTGGGCCCCGACGGCGGTCGCGCGGAGCTGACGATCCATGACACGCTGCTGCAGCCCTGGGGGATCGTGCACGGCGGTGTCTACTGCGCGGTCATCGAGAGCCTGGCCAGCGTGTCGGGTCACGTATGGCTGCGCGAAAACGGCGGTGGGACAGTAGTCGGGGTCAACAACAACACCGACTTCCTGCGGGCCATCTCGTCGGGCACAGTGACCGCCACGTCGACCCCGATCCACCGGGGCCGGCGCCAACAACTGTGGTCGATCACCATCACCGACGAGGACGGCCGCACCGTGGCGCGGGGGCAGGTCCGGCTGCAGAACATCCCCGAGGACTGACGCCGCCGGCTGCGGCGCGCTGCTGAGCGCCCGATGTCGTGGCAGGATCGCCCACTATGCGTCTTACCCCGCATGAACAGGAGCGACTGCTGATCTCCTATGCCGCCGACCTCGCTCGCCGCCGCCAGGCCCGCGGCCTGAAGCTCAACCACCCCGAGGCCGTCGCGGTGATCACCGATCACATCCTCGAAGGTGCGCGCGACGGCCGGTCGGTGTCCGAACTGATGGTCAGCGGCCGCGAGGTGCTCAGCCGGGCTGATGTGATGGAGGGGATCGCCGAGATGCTGCACGACGTCCAGGTCGAGGCCACCTTTCCCGACGGCACCAAACTGGTGACCGTCCACCACCCGATTCCGTGAGGGGACACCGGTGATTCCAGGCGAGATCGTGTTCGCGGCCGGTGAGGTCGAGATCAACGCAGGCGCGCAACGGCTCGAACTGCAGATCGTCAACACCGGCGACCGTCCGGTGCAGGTCGGCAGCCACGTACACGTGCCGCAGGCCAACGGCGCGTTGAGTTTCGACCGTGCTGCCGCCTACGGATACCGGTTCGACGTGCCCGCCGGTACCGCGATCCGGTTCGAACCCGGCGTGACCCAACGCGTCGGCTTGGTTGCGCTGAGTGGCAATCGCGAGGTGCACGGCTTGAGCCTGGATCCGCCCGGCCGGCTGGATGAGGAGAGGCCATGACCAGCCTGCCCCGCTCCCGCTATGCCGCGCTGTACGGCCCCACTGCCGGGGACCGGATCCGGCTGGCCGACACCGACCTGTTCATCGAGATCAGCGAAGATCGCAGCGGAGGCCCGGGCCTGGCCGGAGACGAAGCGGTCTTCGGCGGCGGGAAGGTGCTGCGTGAGTCGATGGGACAGTCACGCGCCACCCGCGCAGACGGTGCGCCCGACACGGTCATCACCGGTGCGGTCATCCTGGACTATTGGGGAATCATCAAGGCCGACATCGGCATTCGCGATGGTCGCATCGCCGCCATCGGCAAGGCCGGCAATCCCGACATCATGTCCGGCGTTCACCCCGCCCTGGTGGTGGGGCCGTCGACGGAGATCATCGCCGGCAACGGTCGAATCGTGACCGCCGGAGCCATCGACTGCCACGTTCACCTGATCTGTCCACAGATCCTCGAGGAGGCGCTGAGCGGCGGCATCACCACCATCGTCGCCGGAGGCACCGGCCCGGCCGAGGGCAGCAAGGCCACCACCGTCACCCCGGGAGCCTGGCATCTGGCCCGCATGCTCGAGGCCCTGGACGGATGGCCGGTCAACGTCGCGTTGCTCGGCAAGGGCAACACCGTGTCCGCCGAGGCAATGTGGGAGCAGTTGCGTGGTGGCGCAGCAGGTTTCAAATTGCACGAAGACTGGGGGACCACCCCGGCGGCCATCGACGCATGCCTTTCGGTCTGCGAGCAGGCAGGTGTACAGGCCAACATTCACACCGACACGCTGAACGAAACCGGGTTCGTCGAGAACACACTGGCTGCGATCAAGGGCAGATCCATCCACGCCTACCACACTGAGGGAGCAGGCGGAGGCCATGCTCCGGACATCATCACCGTTGCCGGCCACCCGAATGTGCTGCCCAGCTCCACCAATCCGACGCGTCCGCACACCGTTAACACCCTCGACGAACATCTGGACATGTTGATGGTGTGTCATCACCTCAACCCCGGTGTGCCCGAGGATCTCGCATTCGCCGAGAGCAGGATCCGGCCCTCGACGATCGCCGCGGAGGATCTGCTGCACGACATCGGCGCGATTTCGATGATCGGCAGCGACGCCCAGGCGATGGGACGGATCGGCGAGGTGGTGTTACGCACGTGGCAGACTGCACACGTGATGAAGCGGCGCCGCGGCCTGCTCAGCGGTGATACGGCGGCCGACAACACCCGCGCCCGACGGTATGTCGCCAAATACACCATCTGCCCCGCAGTGGCCCACGGCCTGGACCGCGAGATCGGTTCGGTCGAGGTGGGCAAGCTCGCCGACCTGGTGTTGTGGGAGCCCGCCTTCTTCGGCGTGCGCCCCCACGCAGTGGTCAAAGGCGGGATGATCGCGTGGGCCGCGATGGGCGATGCCAACGCCTCCATCCCGACACCTCAGCCGGTGTTGCCGCGGCCGATGTTCGGTGCAGCTCCGGCGGCGGCGGCCGCAACGTCGGTGCACTTCGTCGCACCCCAGGCCATCGACGACGGACTGGCCGACCGTATAGCGGTCGACCGCAGACTCATCGCGGTGGACAACGTGCGGGGGATCGGCAAGGCCCAGATGCCGCTCAACGATGCAATGCCCGACATCGAGGTCGATCCCGACACGTTCACGGTCCGCATCGACGGCGAGGTGTGGCAGGAACAACCGGCCGCGGAACTGCCGATGGCGCAGAGATACTTTCTGTTCTAGGCGAATTCCTGTTCATGATGACCAGCCTGGCCACGCTGCTGACCCTGTCGGACTCCCGATTGCCCACCGGCGGCCACGTACATTCAGGCGGAGTCGAGGAGGCCGTGTCCAGTGGGCTGGTCATCGACCTGGACACCTTGACTGCATTTCTGCGCCGGCGCATCGGGACCACCGGGCTCGTCACGGCGTCGCTGGCTGCCGCCGTGCACCGCGACGCACTGTCGGCTGCGGCCGGCGGTGACGGCGACCTCGAAACCGATGCGCGCACACCGTCTCCGGCGGCCCGCCAGGCTTCGCGAGCCCAGGGCCGCGGCCTGGTCCGGCTGGCCCGCCGGGTGTGGCCGGACCGGCCCTGGGGCACTCTCGGTACCACTCCTCACTTTTCCGTGGCCGCCGGCACTGTCGGTCAGGCCAGTGGGTTGGCGCCGGAGCAGACCGCAATGTCGGTGGTGTACACCACGATGACGAACTCGGCCACCGCCGCGCAACGACTGCTGGCCCTCGATCCCGGCGACGTCGCAGCGATCACCTTCGAGATGGCGGCGCTGTGCGAGCAAGTTGCCGTCGAGGCCACCAAGGAACTCGCCGACCTATCCGACCCACTGCTGGACGTCCTGGCCCAGCGGCACCTCGAGCGCGACCGCCCGTTGTTCGCGTCCTGACGAAAGTACCCACACCCCATGCCTCCCCATCTACTCGACGGCCAACCACACAGCCATGCCGAACGTCCCCGGCGCACGCGCCGCGCGGGAGAACCACTGCGTATCGGGGTG from Mycobacterium sp. SMC-4 includes:
- a CDS encoding urease subunit gamma, yielding MRLTPHEQERLLISYAADLARRRQARGLKLNHPEAVAVITDHILEGARDGRSVSELMVSGREVLSRADVMEGIAEMLHDVQVEATFPDGTKLVTVHHPIP
- a CDS encoding urease subunit beta, producing the protein MIPGEIVFAAGEVEINAGAQRLELQIVNTGDRPVQVGSHVHVPQANGALSFDRAAAYGYRFDVPAGTAIRFEPGVTQRVGLVALSGNREVHGLSLDPPGRLDEERP
- a CDS encoding urease subunit alpha, coding for MTSLPRSRYAALYGPTAGDRIRLADTDLFIEISEDRSGGPGLAGDEAVFGGGKVLRESMGQSRATRADGAPDTVITGAVILDYWGIIKADIGIRDGRIAAIGKAGNPDIMSGVHPALVVGPSTEIIAGNGRIVTAGAIDCHVHLICPQILEEALSGGITTIVAGGTGPAEGSKATTVTPGAWHLARMLEALDGWPVNVALLGKGNTVSAEAMWEQLRGGAAGFKLHEDWGTTPAAIDACLSVCEQAGVQANIHTDTLNETGFVENTLAAIKGRSIHAYHTEGAGGGHAPDIITVAGHPNVLPSSTNPTRPHTVNTLDEHLDMLMVCHHLNPGVPEDLAFAESRIRPSTIAAEDLLHDIGAISMIGSDAQAMGRIGEVVLRTWQTAHVMKRRRGLLSGDTAADNTRARRYVAKYTICPAVAHGLDREIGSVEVGKLADLVLWEPAFFGVRPHAVVKGGMIAWAAMGDANASIPTPQPVLPRPMFGAAPAAAAATSVHFVAPQAIDDGLADRIAVDRRLIAVDNVRGIGKAQMPLNDAMPDIEVDPDTFTVRIDGEVWQEQPAAELPMAQRYFLF
- a CDS encoding urease accessory protein UreF, encoding MTSLATLLTLSDSRLPTGGHVHSGGVEEAVSSGLVIDLDTLTAFLRRRIGTTGLVTASLAAAVHRDALSAAAGGDGDLETDARTPSPAARQASRAQGRGLVRLARRVWPDRPWGTLGTTPHFSVAAGTVGQASGLAPEQTAMSVVYTTMTNSATAAQRLLALDPGDVAAITFEMAALCEQVAVEATKELADLSDPLLDVLAQRHLERDRPLFAS